Part of the Candidatus Poribacteria bacterium genome is shown below.
ACTTTACCTGTGCCACCGATTTCAACGGAAGGAAACCATAGATACACCCTGCAGCTGAACGTAACCGACGAAGTCCCTGAAAACAACGAAGGATACGGCGTTGTAAAACTTGCTGACAAACCACACGCGCTATACATAGAGAATGATTTGGCACATGCAACATACTTAGAAACTGTCCTTCAAGAAAACGGCTTTGAGGTCGAGGTGATGTCTCCTTCAGAGATGCCAACGGAACTCGTGGAACTCCAACGCAGCGATGTACTAATTCTGAGCAATGTTTCCGCAGAGACACTCTCAACAGAACAGTTGCGGAGCATCGAAAATTACGTCGGTGATCTTGGGCACGGATTAGTGGTCATCGGTGGCGAACGTGCTTATGGACCTGGAGGCTATACCGACACGGTGTTGGAACGTGTACTCCCCGTGGAAATGACACCGCGTGAACGCAAGGACGCTGTTGCCATCGTTTTTGTGCTGGATACATCGGGCAGTATGGCAAACTACGTTGAAGCACGGCAGAAAATTGGACTCGCCATTGAAGGGGTTCGCGCCGGTATCCGCAACCTTGACGAGGAGGATGTGGCAGGGATCCTCGGATTTAACACGGAGGTTCATACCATCTCCGATCTTACGTCCGAACACCGTGCGCTCCGTCAAGTCGTAGGTCGGCTTAAACCGACAGGCGGCACCACGAAGATGAAGGATGCTATTGAACGAGCATACGAGATGCTCGAAGCAAACGATGCGAAACGGAAGTATATCGTCCTTTTGTCCGACGGTAAATCCCGTGGCGCAGCGTCCGATTTTCTTGCCTTAGCAGAACGGATTGCTGAGGCGCGCATCCGCACGACGACAATCGCGATAGGCGATGAGAACAAGGAACTCCTATCACAGTTCGCAGAAATCGGCGGTGGAAGTGCCGTCTTTGTGAAAAATGTCCAATTGCCAGCGGTTTTGACGGAAGCCGTTCGAGAAACGCAGCACTACACGGTTCAAGAACCCTTCCAACCTGTCATTGTTTCGCCAGATGAACCGATTGTGGCAGACATCGGAACACCACCGCTTCTCTACGGCTATGTCGCGACGACGGAAAAAGAAACCGCGCAAGTACTCATCCGCTCACATAAGGAGGAACCGATTCTTGCGGCTTGGAATTTTGGGTTGGGGAAAGCAATCGCGTGGACATCGGATGCTAAACCAGCATGGTCGAAAGCGTGGATACCGTGGCACAACTTCGGGAAATTTTGGGGACAAGTTATCAATTGGACGGTGCCCGCGGCGGACGCAGGTTCCGATTTCGATCTCGTGGTGTCCGCGAACCACGGCGTAGGGGAGGTTAATATTGACACACGGACACCCTCAGAAGCATCTTATAGGGTTCACGTCGTTGCTCCGGACGGCACAAACGAAATCGTTGAAATCCAACAATTGACACCGACGCGCTACAACGGCACATTCCAGATGCAGGATAGCGGCTCCTATATAGTTACTGCCCAGCGCGAAGGCGATGCGCATCAACAAATCGAAGTCCTGTCGCTCCCTTATCCAGCAGAATATGCGGAATTTGGGACCGATACCGCCTTACTAAAAATGCTTGTAGCTGGCACCGCCGGTATCCACGAACCGACACCTACACAAATAGCAACACCCGCGGGAACGCCAATCGAAAGGCAGATGTCGCTTGCCCAAGCGTTATTAGTCGCCGCTGCGCTACTCTTTGTATTGGAGATGATCCTCCGACGTTTCAGCATAACACACAGACTCGTAGGAGCGATCTCCGAATCGCGACTTTTCGTTAGATTCCGTAGCAAACCCGCGATCAGCCCAGCAGGAATCCATGGCACACCTACACCATCAGATGCTATTCCACCGGGCGAACGCGCTCCAGAAAGCACAACATCTCCACAGCCAGCAGAGACTTCAATGAACCGATTATTGGCTGCTAAAAGAAGGGTACGATGATTCGGTGGGCTTTCGTTAGGAAGGTTGAATTATTGAAATGTGAGTTGGCGTGAACTAAATTGAACCTGGGATTGGTTTTCAAGATGTGCTCTCTGCTTAATATTCTCCTTTGCCATTTGATAATACTCAGGTAAAATCTCAATACCAGCGGAATTTCTCAACAACGCTTGAGCGACCTGACACGTCGTACCAGCACCAGCAAATGGATCGAGTACCCAATCGTTTTCTTTCGTAAACAGCTTAATAAACCACTCAGGCAACGTTTTGGGAAAAACGGCACTGTGCTTTCGATTTCCCGTTTCTGTTGCTAAGTGTAAAACATTTGTCGGATATGCCATCTTTCGATCCAGCCAATTTGAGACATTTTTGCCGAATCCGCTTCCGACCTTCGACGTATCTCGACTCTGATCTGTCTCGCTGAGTTTTTTCAACCTTTTTTCCGCCCAATCTCCCATCGGCACCATAACTGATTCTTGATACATGTTGAATTTTCTGTTTTTATTAAACTGCAAACATCTTTCCCAAGCATCCCTGAATCGGTTGGGCCACTTGCCCGGATAACAGTTTTTCTTGTGCCACACAAATTCCTCTGTCCACAACCACCCCTGCTTTCTCATTTCAAGTATCAACTCAATAACATAAGTATGCCGTTCTCCGTCAATAGCCTGCTCCTTGATATTTAAAATAAATGTGCCGGATGGCTTGAGTACTCTCAAAAATTCTTCGGCACGCGGCAGAAACCAATTGACGTATTCATCTGGTCTGATTCCGCCATAAGTTTTAGAACGCCGGTCCGCATACGGAGGAGAGGTTATAATCAGGTCAAATGAATCTGCATCAAAATCGGAGAGTACCTCTAAGCAATCTCCAAGATAAAGGTCTGTTTTTATTCCTGTCATCCAATGATCTGCCTTTAATCGTCTTTCGTGATATGAATATGAAGGTTTTGCTGAAAAATGCTATCGTATCGCACAGAAATTTTTCACTGTAAGCAGTTATCAAAATAATACCACGTTTAGGAAAAGAAATCAAGCGGGTGTGTAAATATTTTGTCAAAAGCACGTAGGTTGGGTTGAGAGGGAAAAGACAAAGAATCTATAGTTTATGCGGAGGATGCTAATTTTGGTTGAACTATTCCTGTAGAATAGATATAGCGAAACCCAACACCTCAAAACACTGTCAGTGTGAGAATGCGTTGGGTTTCAAGTGCCCTTGGAAAGTTTTAAGCAGCGAGATTTTGATTGTTAGCCACCAAGAGACGCGCTCGTTGATGCCGTATTATTAGGCTTCTGCCATAGTACCTCAGAACGCTGCCGAATTTGGTGCCAAGGACCAGTGATTGCCAATGTAATCCCAGGACTCTGAATGTTTACAAAAAGCGTTGTACCATCCGGTGAGAACGTCGCACCCGCGAGTTCAGACAGATTACCGGCATTTCGAGCGAATCGGTAGATATTTCCTTCAGGTGTTACGCCGATGAGGAACTCCTCATTTGGACCATCCTCACAGATGATTAAATCGCCCCAAGGTGTGACTGTCAAGTTATCTGCATTTTCCATGAGATTGACATCGTTTGGTTCGATGAAGAGTTCAAGCGTACCGGGTTGTTGTTCCTCACGACTTGTACCTTCGTAAGGACTCGGTCTATATCTCCAAATTTGCCCTTTATATTCAATACCGCCATTGGTGCAGGCAATATAGAACTCTCCTGTCCCTTGATTATCGCCATACCATATCCCCTCACCGCGTGCGAACTTCGCCGCACCTTTATCTTCAGCCCCTTGTATACGGAGGTCATCATTTGGCGATTCCACATTCTCAATATCCACCCATTCAACCGCAAGCGTTTCTCCGACTGGTACCGGATTGTATGTCCACCAGAAAATCTTTTGATTCCGGTCTCGCCAGTTTTGGGTATCTGCACTTTCAAGGTCTCGAATTTTCAATGCCTGAAGTTTACCGCCTGCAGCGAGTTCCCCCGGTTGGTCCGGGATAAACCGATAGATTAAACTATCACCCCTGTCTTCGGTTTCATAGACAATCCCAGTTTTGGGATCAACAGCCACCGCTTCATGATTGAAACGGCCCATCGCCTTCAACGGGATCGGGTCGGCTAATCCTATGTCAGCGGAAGCCGGGACTTCAAAATTGTACCCGTGGTCTGCTTCATAGGTGTTTTCTTTGTCAAACTTCTGTACATTCTCTTCACAGGTAAGCCACGTATTCCAAGGTGTCAGTCCACCGGCACAATTCCGGATTGTTCCTATCAGACTCAAGAAATGTTTTTCCAGTGTTTTTGTCCGCGTGTCATAGACAAGCGTCGTCGTCCCACCGAGGCAGGGTAGTTCACCGGATCCAGCGTCATAGAATTTGTCAACAGCAGCACGCGCAATCTTTTCGTTATTCCATCCAAAGGGTCCCACAGATTTAGCAGTAGCGACCAATTCGTGATTTCGGACGAGGATAGTCTTACCGTTGGGACCCGGGAAAGCTGCCATGCCATCGTGTCCGCCCGGTACCCAAAGTCCATCGTCCATCTTTTCACCCGTTCTCGAAAAAGCGTGCGCGGTAAATCCTTCGGGGAGATCAAGGAGACGGTTCGCAGTCGGCACAAACTCAAAGGGCGGTGGAGGTTCAAAGCCCGGCACCTTTTGAATCAATGCATTGCTACATCCTAAAAATCCGAGACTGACCGCTGCAGATGCGGTCGCGAGCGCGCCAGAGTGTAGAAACTGCCGTCGAGATAGTTTATTTTTCATAAATTTCCCTCATCAAGCGAACGTTAAGCGGTTATCAAATCTTTGTATTGTAGACGGAATGCTTTTCTTCACATATTAAAGTATAACTTTAATATTTTACAATACTTTTGATTTTTTTTCAAAAGTTTATCGCAACCTCACTGAAAAAAGCCATCTTGACAATAGAGCAGAGTTGTGTTAAAATTTATTTTCGTAAAACCAACACGCTTATTATGAAAAAGGAGAAGAACAAGAAATGGAGAACCATCCTTACGCCCCGGCGAAAATAGAACCCTATTGGCAAGCCGAGTGGCAAAAAAAAGAAGCATTCAAAGTTCCAAACGATATTGAGACCCTAAAGACGAAGCCGAAATTCTATGTGCTTGGCATGTTCCCCTATACTTCAGGTGCTGGGCTTCACATGGGACACGCCAAAAACTATGTCCCGACCGATGTACTCGCCAATTTTCGGCGGATGCAGGGCTATCACGTGATGCACCCGATGGGATGGGATGCCTTCGGACTTCCCACAGAGCGGTACGCAGTCCGCGAAAATGAACACCCAGCGGATGTTACAAAACGGAATACGGAAACCTTTCAGCAGCAGATCCAACGCATCGGTCTCACTTACGACTGGTCTCGCAAAATTGACACCTCTCTACCTGAATACTACAAATGGACGCAATGGATCTTTCTCCGTCTCTATGAAAAGGGCTTAGCATATCTCGCCGATGTGCCGGTCAACTGGTGCCCAGCGTTAGGCACTGTCCTCTCAAACGAAGAAGTAAAAGATGGAAAATACGTCGAAACTGAAGACCCAGTCGAACGTCGCCTCATGCACCAGTGGATGCTCAAAATTACCGCTTATGCTGAACGGTTGTTGGAAGACTTAGATCTATTGGATTGGCCCGAGGGTCTCAAAGAGATGCAACGGCACTGGATCGGCAAATCGGAAGGTGCAGACATTACTTTCAATATTGAAGACAGCGATAAAACGTTCACCGTTTTCACAACGCGTCCCGATACGCTTTTT
Proteins encoded:
- a CDS encoding site-specific DNA-methyltransferase, with the protein product MTGIKTDLYLGDCLEVLSDFDADSFDLIITSPPYADRRSKTYGGIRPDEYVNWFLPRAEEFLRVLKPSGTFILNIKEQAIDGERHTYVIELILEMRKQGWLWTEEFVWHKKNCYPGKWPNRFRDAWERCLQFNKNRKFNMYQESVMVPMGDWAEKRLKKLSETDQSRDTSKVGSGFGKNVSNWLDRKMAYPTNVLHLATETGNRKHSAVFPKTLPEWFIKLFTKENDWVLDPFAGAGTTCQVAQALLRNSAGIEILPEYYQMAKENIKQRAHLENQSQVQFSSRQLTFQ
- a CDS encoding DUF839 domain-containing protein is translated as MKNKLSRRQFLHSGALATASAAVSLGFLGCSNALIQKVPGFEPPPPFEFVPTANRLLDLPEGFTAHAFSRTGEKMDDGLWVPGGHDGMAAFPGPNGKTILVRNHELVATAKSVGPFGWNNEKIARAAVDKFYDAGSGELPCLGGTTTLVYDTRTKTLEKHFLSLIGTIRNCAGGLTPWNTWLTCEENVQKFDKENTYEADHGYNFEVPASADIGLADPIPLKAMGRFNHEAVAVDPKTGIVYETEDRGDSLIYRFIPDQPGELAAGGKLQALKIRDLESADTQNWRDRNQKIFWWTYNPVPVGETLAVEWVDIENVESPNDDLRIQGAEDKGAAKFARGEGIWYGDNQGTGEFYIACTNGGIEYKGQIWRYRPSPYEGTSREEQQPGTLELFIEPNDVNLMENADNLTVTPWGDLIICEDGPNEEFLIGVTPEGNIYRFARNAGNLSELAGATFSPDGTTLFVNIQSPGITLAITGPWHQIRQRSEVLWQKPNNTASTSASLGG
- a CDS encoding VWA domain-containing protein; translation: MDPNLSLNWQLTTDNFSKMFDFRAPLFLILLAVIPLLILVQRSARLSTVKWRKKATFILRGAALLCAILALANLHRTHKEQRLAVAFLLDTSESIPRSQHEEARKQIKATVEKLKPTDQFGIIGFAKETSVLLEIRQKQDHLLDSASTVSLETFAEQTARRDGTDILAALKRAIAQLPDNHHRRIVLFSDGMHNAGGIPLMDYLPLLSASNMEILTVPLDAVNDAVRVVHLQVPTQVRKGQSFEIRAVIETDGSIPTLTATLYHQGVPINTLEWTLSRGTHPFTLPVPPISTEGNHRYTLQLNVTDEVPENNEGYGVVKLADKPHALYIENDLAHATYLETVLQENGFEVEVMSPSEMPTELVELQRSDVLILSNVSAETLSTEQLRSIENYVGDLGHGLVVIGGERAYGPGGYTDTVLERVLPVEMTPRERKDAVAIVFVLDTSGSMANYVEARQKIGLAIEGVRAGIRNLDEEDVAGILGFNTEVHTISDLTSEHRALRQVVGRLKPTGGTTKMKDAIERAYEMLEANDAKRKYIVLLSDGKSRGAASDFLALAERIAEARIRTTTIAIGDENKELLSQFAEIGGGSAVFVKNVQLPAVLTEAVRETQHYTVQEPFQPVIVSPDEPIVADIGTPPLLYGYVATTEKETAQVLIRSHKEEPILAAWNFGLGKAIAWTSDAKPAWSKAWIPWHNFGKFWGQVINWTVPAADAGSDFDLVVSANHGVGEVNIDTRTPSEASYRVHVVAPDGTNEIVEIQQLTPTRYNGTFQMQDSGSYIVTAQREGDAHQQIEVLSLPYPAEYAEFGTDTALLKMLVAGTAGIHEPTPTQIATPAGTPIERQMSLAQALLVAAALLFVLEMILRRFSITHRLVGAISESRLFVRFRSKPAISPAGIHGTPTPSDAIPPGERAPESTTSPQPAETSMNRLLAAKRRVR